The window CTGGATCTTTCTTTGGTACGTTTAGATAGTATCGCTGCGAAAAAACCTGTAGGTTTTATTTTGAAATGGGGACAAAAATCCCTAGCAGAAAACTCCGGTCAAAAGGTAAAAACTGCCCGTGTTATCGCTAAAGCTGGACAAAATTTAGGCGGTACCGATATTGATAATTGGTTAGTTGATTACTTTGTGAAAACCCAAGGAATAGAAACAACACCATTAACAACTCGTTTGGCAGAAAAGGTGAAAATTGAACTTTCTTTGCAACGACAAGCGAGTGAAGTTTATTTTGATGATGAAACTTTTGACAGTTACGAATTCGCGTTGGATCGAGATACGTTTGAAAACATCCTCAAAGAACAGCAATTTTTTGCCAGATTGGATGATTCCATGACTCAAGTTTTGCAGCAAGCAAGGCGACAAGGGATCGAAATTGCTGATATTGATGCCGTGTTGTTAGTCGGCGGAACTGTGCAAATTCCTGCTGTTCAAACTTGGGTACAGCAATATTTTGATGTTGCAAAGATTCGTTGTGAAAAACCTTTTGAAGCGATCGCGCAAGGTGCCCTACAACTTGCCCAAGGTATTGAGTTAAAAGACTTTCTTTATCACAGTTACGGAATTCGTTATTGGGATCGCAAACTGAATCGTCATAATTGGCATTCTTTAATTAAAGAAGGTCAACCTTATCCCATGAGCGAACCTGTAGAATTATTGTTGGGCGCTTCGGTGGAAAATCAACCCAGCATCGAATTAATTATTGGCGAATTAGGCACACAAACAGCTGCTACTGAAGTTTACTTTGATGGCGATCGCTTAGTCACCCGCAATCTTTCTAGTGGCGAAATGCAAGTCAAACCTTTAAACGATCGAGAAGGCGCAAGAACGATCGCCCAACTAACACCGCCTGGATATCCGGGAAGCGATCGTATTAAACTACTATTTCAAGTTGATTCAGAACGCTTTTTAAGAATTACCGTTGAAGACTTATTCAGCAAACAAACCCTATTAGAAAATCAACCAGTAGTTCAACTCAGTTAATCATGTAGAGTGCGATATTTTCTAATTGTAGGGGCGGGTTTAGCAGACAACCTTTGTCACCCAACGACAATATCTAAACAAAACCCGCCCTTACCACCGTGTATATTGTTGAATATCGATTACCTAAATGTGGGTTACAAAGGTTTGGAATGGGCGGGTTTTGGCTGAAATTTTATTGCTGAGAATTGCAAATCTTGGGCTAAACCCGCCCTTACACATTTGGATCGATCGTTAAGTATAGGCGATCGCAAACACTAGAACTCCTAACGTCGAATTACCACTCTTGTTCCTGGCCCTGCCCAACTATATAATTTACGGGCTTGACTAACTGGTAAATTAATACATCCATGACTAACTGGAGTACCAAAGCGATTGTGCCAATAAGCCCCGTGAATTGCATAACCTCCAGAATAGAACATAGTATAAGGAACATTAGG is drawn from Phormidium ambiguum IAM M-71 and contains these coding sequences:
- a CDS encoding Hsp70 family protein, with amino-acid sequence MAIAIDFGTSNTVITRWNPVTQQPETLNLPGMSVTLAQNPPLIPSLLYVEDAYAGKVVVGQAVRDRGLDIKTDPRFFRSFKRGIGADIQGFLPELDGQIVTFEKVGQWFLTNIIEKLQETSPDVGQSLILTVPVDSFEAYRNWLGEVCKTLPVEQVRMLDEPTAAALGYGMKDQQIILVVDFGGGTLDLSLVRLDSIAAKKPVGFILKWGQKSLAENSGQKVKTARVIAKAGQNLGGTDIDNWLVDYFVKTQGIETTPLTTRLAEKVKIELSLQRQASEVYFDDETFDSYEFALDRDTFENILKEQQFFARLDDSMTQVLQQARRQGIEIADIDAVLLVGGTVQIPAVQTWVQQYFDVAKIRCEKPFEAIAQGALQLAQGIELKDFLYHSYGIRYWDRKLNRHNWHSLIKEGQPYPMSEPVELLLGASVENQPSIELIIGELGTQTAATEVYFDGDRLVTRNLSSGEMQVKPLNDREGARTIAQLTPPGYPGSDRIKLLFQVDSERFLRITVEDLFSKQTLLENQPVVQLS